A region from the Dehalococcoidia bacterium genome encodes:
- a CDS encoding VOC family protein: MANPVVHFEIIGKDAGKARQFYSSLFGWAIDANNPMNYGIVDNGGQGINGGIAGAENGDQPHTMFYVAVPDLQATLDQATSLGGKVLMPVTEIPNTVTLAVFQDPDGNAIGLIKDGM, encoded by the coding sequence ATGGCGAACCCGGTCGTGCACTTCGAGATCATCGGCAAGGATGCGGGCAAAGCACGGCAGTTTTACTCCAGCCTGTTTGGCTGGGCGATCGACGCGAACAACCCGATGAACTACGGCATCGTGGACAACGGCGGCCAGGGGATCAACGGCGGCATCGCCGGCGCCGAGAATGGCGACCAGCCGCACACGATGTTCTATGTCGCCGTTCCCGATCTGCAGGCAACGCTCGACCAGGCGACCAGCCTGGGCGGCAAAGTGCTGATGCCCGTGACCGAGATTCCCAACACGGTCACGCTCGCCGTGTTCCAGGACCCGGACGGCAACGCGATCGGCCTGATCAAGGACGGCATGTAA